The proteins below are encoded in one region of Aquisphaera giovannonii:
- a CDS encoding TolC family protein: MDHTTEQLAGETSRTTAPAAARAVRVAGRAALASALLLTAGAAPAADGPEQPAPVAGSLPSAVSSDIERFVRANGLDRPPPASAPARPPLAGRPAQGTATRPAPLAPPRVAAAPAQEPGAGGGAPRATMPPGMPAGPRRADRAPATSPLAAAPRVQAPPLAPEDLRFPINLAAALRLSDARPLVVAAAQARVWVAEAALTQAKLLWVPDLNLGFSYIRHDGGGPDFNKGLMTAPSVNFFYAGAGLTGYIATTDAIYEPLVARQLLNAAHWDAQAAKNDALLRTAEAYFRVHRSRGTYASLLYTVGLGGKLVVELEALGRDLVPAYEVQRARNTVAELQQQAVSARERWRVDSASLTRVLRLDPRAVLEPLERDHSQVTLLDPARPLDDLMAVALANRPELGSRRASVAAAEAGIRREKARPLLPTVLLNGFQTPGGMLFQGGIFGLGPNGSLNQWVGRDDVSVQCIWQLENFGVGNLARIKAQRGMQSQAIVDLRRAQDRVAEEVTAARARLQSAAARVRQADRSVRAGAYAFNGAFEGLRQTSRFGDDVLVLISRPQEVVYALELLQRSFNEYFATVAEYNGAQFALFHALGYPAREVAELRLPGEPVPVDVARPGYLPPVGHGPPPATR; the protein is encoded by the coding sequence ATGGACCACACGACCGAGCAGCTCGCGGGCGAGACGTCGCGGACCACGGCCCCGGCCGCGGCCCGGGCGGTGCGCGTCGCGGGGCGTGCGGCCCTCGCCTCCGCCCTCCTCCTGACGGCGGGCGCCGCCCCCGCGGCGGACGGGCCCGAGCAGCCCGCGCCGGTCGCCGGCTCCTTGCCGTCGGCCGTGTCTTCGGACATCGAGCGGTTCGTCCGGGCCAACGGCCTGGACCGGCCCCCGCCGGCCTCCGCCCCCGCGCGGCCACCGCTCGCCGGACGCCCCGCGCAGGGCACCGCGACGAGGCCGGCGCCCCTCGCGCCGCCCCGGGTGGCCGCCGCCCCGGCGCAGGAGCCCGGCGCGGGCGGCGGCGCCCCGCGGGCGACGATGCCGCCGGGGATGCCGGCGGGGCCCCGGCGGGCCGACCGGGCCCCGGCCACCTCGCCGCTGGCCGCCGCCCCGCGGGTGCAGGCGCCGCCGCTCGCGCCGGAGGACCTCCGGTTCCCGATCAACCTCGCGGCGGCCCTGCGGCTCTCCGACGCCCGGCCGCTGGTCGTGGCGGCCGCCCAGGCCCGGGTCTGGGTCGCCGAGGCCGCGCTCACCCAGGCCAAGCTCCTCTGGGTCCCGGACCTCAACCTCGGCTTCAGCTACATCCGCCACGACGGCGGCGGGCCGGACTTCAACAAGGGGCTCATGACCGCCCCCAGCGTCAACTTCTTCTACGCGGGCGCCGGGCTGACCGGCTACATCGCCACCACCGACGCGATCTACGAGCCGCTGGTGGCGCGGCAGCTCCTGAACGCGGCCCACTGGGACGCCCAGGCCGCCAAGAACGACGCGCTGCTCCGGACCGCCGAGGCCTACTTCCGGGTCCACCGCAGCCGGGGCACCTACGCCAGCCTGCTGTACACCGTGGGCCTGGGCGGCAAGCTCGTCGTCGAGCTCGAGGCCCTGGGCCGCGACCTGGTCCCGGCCTACGAGGTCCAGCGGGCGCGGAACACCGTCGCGGAGCTCCAGCAGCAGGCCGTCTCCGCCCGCGAGCGGTGGCGCGTGGACAGCGCCAGCCTGACCCGCGTGCTCCGCCTGGATCCGAGGGCCGTCCTCGAGCCGCTGGAGCGCGACCACTCCCAGGTCACGCTGCTCGACCCCGCGAGGCCGCTGGACGACCTGATGGCCGTGGCGCTGGCCAACCGGCCGGAGCTGGGCTCGAGGCGGGCCTCGGTCGCCGCCGCCGAGGCCGGCATCCGCCGCGAGAAGGCCCGCCCGCTGCTGCCCACCGTGCTGCTCAACGGCTTCCAGACCCCCGGCGGCATGCTCTTCCAGGGGGGCATCTTCGGCCTGGGCCCCAACGGCAGCCTGAACCAGTGGGTCGGCCGCGACGACGTCAGCGTCCAGTGCATCTGGCAGCTCGAGAACTTCGGCGTGGGCAACCTCGCCCGGATCAAGGCCCAGCGGGGCATGCAGTCGCAGGCGATCGTGGACCTGCGGCGCGCCCAGGACCGGGTGGCCGAGGAGGTCACCGCGGCGAGGGCCCGGCTCCAGTCCGCCGCCGCGCGGGTCCGCCAGGCCGACCGCTCCGTCCGCGCCGGGGCGTACGCCTTCAACGGCGCCTTCGAGGGCCTCCGCCAGACCAGCCGCTTCGGCGACGACGTCCTGGTCCTCATCAGCCGTCCGCAGGAGGTCGTCTACGCCCTGGAGCTGCTCCAGCGGTCGTTCAACGAGTACTTCGCCACCGTGGCCGAGTACAACGGCGCCCAGTTCGCCCTCTTCCACGCCCTGGGCTACCCGGCCCGCGAGGTCGCCGAGCTCCGCCTCCCCGGCGAGCCCGTCCCCGTGGACGTCGCCCGCCCCGGCTACCTCCCGCCCGTCGGCCACGGCCCGCCGCCGGCCACCCGCTGA
- a CDS encoding RodZ family helix-turn-helix domain-containing protein, with protein MISFLNAAATGEGDGAAPGTGRRKVRRASTCEALEGRQLLNGSWGGGMGWGRTDAAPISAADAAGGPAQFRSIGGQDGPRLDASSGPMSFRVAPGQSSGGPASTAGTAPGDPAAAGTTTAAGTDATAADMQAWRTLRIDSEALKGMVPATLQASIKSDVAIIDKALLTLGQAKDATTTGGSSASSADGSSATTDGSAATTTADGSATTTATADGSATATATTTDALTKLTTLLQEAQVSDGVISGIKADIQSYQSAIASADATLLNKITSERAALISGLSTDQQAAMTKYGAGLDGLGGNLGINLDADAATRVTVAPTNTQGGPADTARARPIFTMDHQGAVPVATTVQATPIAAGQGDATVTTSAQATPVAAGQGAVPVATTAQATPVASGQAGATLATSDAGATGPMADASGQGGPGMSARGRRVHGGSGMTAASDVARAGGGRLARASSNNTGGPGSFGRFHGGRGFGRSGR; from the coding sequence ATGATCTCATTTTTGAACGCCGCCGCGACGGGCGAGGGTGACGGTGCGGCCCCGGGCACGGGCCGCCGCAAGGTGCGCAGGGCCTCGACCTGCGAGGCGCTGGAGGGCCGCCAGCTCCTCAACGGGAGCTGGGGCGGCGGCATGGGATGGGGCCGGACGGACGCCGCCCCGATCTCGGCCGCGGACGCGGCCGGCGGCCCCGCCCAGTTCCGGTCGATCGGCGGCCAGGACGGCCCGCGCCTCGACGCCTCCTCCGGGCCGATGAGCTTCCGCGTCGCGCCCGGCCAGTCGTCCGGCGGCCCCGCCTCGACCGCCGGCACCGCCCCCGGCGACCCGGCCGCCGCCGGCACCACGACCGCCGCCGGCACCGACGCGACCGCCGCCGACATGCAGGCCTGGCGGACCCTCCGGATCGACTCCGAGGCCCTCAAGGGGATGGTCCCCGCGACGCTCCAGGCCTCGATCAAGTCGGACGTGGCCATCATCGACAAGGCCCTCCTCACGCTGGGCCAGGCGAAGGACGCCACGACCACGGGCGGCTCCTCCGCGTCGTCCGCCGACGGCTCGTCCGCGACCACCGACGGGTCGGCCGCCACGACGACCGCGGACGGCTCGGCGACAACGACCGCGACCGCGGACGGCTCGGCGACCGCGACCGCGACGACGACGGACGCGCTCACGAAGCTGACGACGCTCCTCCAGGAGGCCCAGGTCTCCGACGGCGTGATCTCCGGGATCAAGGCCGACATCCAGAGCTACCAGTCCGCGATCGCGTCGGCCGACGCGACCCTGTTGAACAAGATCACGAGCGAGCGGGCCGCGCTGATCTCGGGCCTCTCGACGGACCAGCAGGCCGCGATGACCAAGTACGGGGCCGGCCTGGACGGCCTCGGCGGCAACCTCGGCATCAACCTCGACGCCGACGCCGCGACCCGCGTCACGGTCGCCCCGACGAACACCCAGGGCGGCCCCGCCGACACCGCCCGGGCCCGGCCCATCTTCACCATGGATCACCAGGGCGCCGTCCCGGTCGCGACGACCGTCCAGGCCACCCCCATCGCCGCCGGCCAGGGCGACGCGACGGTGACGACGAGCGCGCAGGCCACGCCCGTCGCCGCCGGCCAGGGCGCCGTCCCGGTGGCGACGACCGCGCAGGCCACGCCCGTCGCCAGCGGCCAGGCCGGCGCCACGCTCGCCACGAGCGACGCGGGGGCCACCGGGCCGATGGCGGACGCGAGCGGCCAGGGCGGCCCCGGCATGAGCGCCCGGGGCCGGCGGGTGCACGGCGGCTCGGGCATGACGGCGGCGTCCGACGTCGCGAGGGCCGGGGGCGGCCGGCTCGCCCGGGCGTCGTCCAACAATACCGGCGGCCCGGGCAGCTTCGGCCGCTTCCACGGCGGGAGGGGCTTCGGCCGATCCGGGAGGTGA
- a CDS encoding sulfotransferase family protein, translating into MHTETEPRGPHRLPHFLVIGAMKCATTTLHEQLARQPGLSMSRPKEPNFFSDDDRYARGLGWYASCFDGAGPSDLRGESSTHYTKRPNHPNTLGRMVRALPRVKLIYVMRHPIDRLVSHYFHEVTVGRVSGGLEDAVEEHPELIDYGRYAMQVAPYLEAYGPSAVLPVFFDRLAQRPDDELARIGRFLGAPGPMAWDHGLRPQNVGRERLRHDPLRNAIVRLPVLTGLRRRCLPRAWADRLKSHWKVKDTPPTVPPALRERLARAFDPDLERLGAMLGVPLDCASFREKTSGRPLSWARPGGRVRA; encoded by the coding sequence ATGCATACCGAGACCGAGCCCCGGGGGCCGCACCGGCTGCCCCATTTCCTGGTCATCGGCGCCATGAAGTGCGCGACGACCACCCTGCACGAGCAACTGGCCAGGCAGCCGGGCCTGTCGATGAGCCGGCCCAAGGAGCCGAACTTCTTCAGCGACGACGACCGCTACGCCCGCGGGCTGGGCTGGTACGCCTCTTGCTTCGACGGCGCCGGGCCCTCGGACCTCCGGGGGGAGTCGAGCACCCACTACACGAAGCGGCCCAACCACCCGAACACGCTGGGTCGCATGGTGCGGGCCCTGCCCCGGGTGAAGCTGATCTACGTCATGCGGCACCCGATCGACCGCCTGGTCTCGCACTACTTCCACGAGGTCACCGTGGGCCGGGTCTCGGGGGGGCTGGAGGACGCGGTCGAGGAGCATCCGGAGCTCATCGACTACGGCCGCTACGCGATGCAGGTCGCGCCCTACCTGGAGGCCTACGGCCCGTCGGCCGTGCTGCCGGTCTTCTTCGACCGCCTGGCCCAGCGCCCCGACGACGAGCTGGCCCGCATCGGCCGGTTCCTGGGGGCGCCCGGGCCCATGGCCTGGGACCACGGCCTGCGGCCGCAGAACGTGGGCCGCGAGCGGCTCCGCCACGACCCCCTCCGCAACGCGATCGTCCGCCTGCCGGTCCTCACCGGCCTGCGAAGGCGATGCCTCCCCCGGGCCTGGGCCGACCGCCTGAAGTCCCACTGGAAGGTCAAGGATACCCCGCCGACGGTCCCCCCCGCCCTCCGCGAGCGGCTCGCGCGGGCCTTCGACCCCGACCTGGAACGCCTTGGGGCCATGCTCGGCGTCCCGCTCGATTGCGCCTCCTTCCGCGAGAAGACGTCCGGCCGGCCGCTCTCCTGGGCCCGGCCGGGGGGCCGCGTGCGGGCCTGA